From Pan troglodytes isolate AG18354 chromosome 9, NHGRI_mPanTro3-v2.0_pri, whole genome shotgun sequence, the proteins below share one genomic window:
- the POU2AF2 gene encoding POU domain class 2-associating factor 2, whose product MPGSPVTSGYYGVRRSFLSDSDFHNSKQFSNDVYTSSVGKPFPCESSAGQSHAALLEPYFPQEPYGDYRPPALTPNAGSLFSASPLPPLLPPPFPGDPAHFLFRDSWEQTLPDGLSQPDPVSADALLTLPPSTSCLSQLESGSIAQHRGSSWGSSLAGAQSYSLHALEDLHHTPGYPTPPPYPFTPFMTVSNDLPPKVGPLSPDEEADTGSLHDPSPWVKEDGSIAWGSYECRRAY is encoded by the exons ATGCCAG GTTCGCCGGTCACGTCAGGTTACTACGGTGTCAGAAGATCTTTCTTATCTGACTCAGACTTCCACAACAGTAAACAGTTTTCAAATGACGTCTACACCTCCAGCGTGGGGAAGCCGTTTCCCTGTGAGTCCTCCGCAGGGCAGAGCCATGCGGCTCTCCTGGAGCCCTACTTCCCCCAGGAGCCCTACGGAGACTACCGGCCTCCGGCGCTGACGCCCAACGCGGGCTCTCTGTTCAGCGCCTCGCCCCTGCCGCCGCTCCTGCCACCGCCCTTCCCTGGAGACCCAGCTCACTTCCTATTT AGGGACTCATGGGAGCAGACGTTGCCCGACGGTCTCAGCCAGCCTGACCCTGTGTCTGCCGATGCCCTGCTGACCTTGCCACCCAGCACGAGTTGCCTCTCCCAGCTTGAGTCCGGGAGCATCGCCCAGCACAGGGGCTCAAGCTGGGGGTCATCCCTGGCTGGGGCTCAGTCCTACTCGCTGCATGCTCTGGAAGATCTGCACCACACTCCGGGGTACCCTACCCCACCTCCTTACCCCTTCACCCCTTTCATGACGGTGTCAAATGACCTACCGCCCAAGGTGGGGCCGCTCTCCCCAGATGAGGAAGCAGACACCGGTTCCCTCCATGACCCTTCTCCTTGGGTGAAAGAAGATGGGAGTATTGCCTGGGGGTCATATGAATGCCGCAGAGCTTATTGA